Proteins encoded within one genomic window of Natator depressus isolate rNatDep1 chromosome 1, rNatDep2.hap1, whole genome shotgun sequence:
- the LOC141986277 gene encoding histone H4 has product MSGRGKGGKGLGKGGAKRHRKVLRDNIQGITKPAIRRLARRGGVKRISGLIYEETRGVLKVFLENVIRDAVTYTEHAKRKTVTAMDVVYALKRQGRTLYGFGG; this is encoded by the coding sequence ATGTCTGGTCGCGGCAAAGGTGGTAAGGGCTTGGGAAAGGGGGGTGCTAAGCGCCATCGCAAGGTGCTCCGTGATAACATTCAAGGTATCACGAAGCCGGCTATTCGTCGCTTGGCGCGCCGTGGTGGCGTAAAGCGTATTTCTGGCTTGATCTATGAAGAAACCCGAGGAGTGCTGAAAGTGTTTTTAGAGAACGTGATCCGTGATGCTGTCACTTACACTGAACACGCTAAGCGAAAGACTGTGACTGCTATGGACGTAGTTTATGCTCTGAAACGCCAGGGTCGCACTCTCTACGGCTTCGGGGGCTAA